The region CCTATATCGGATTTCAGATTAACGGCTGCCTTCGCGGGCAAGGCTCCGGTAGCTGTTGTCTTGATAAGTACCGGTGCTTGGTGCGGTGTATTCAATGCGGTCTTTTTTCTTGAAACGCTGGCCTTGTGGTTGTTCGACTTGTTGCAAGCCCGCAATCGGACCCGAATCGTTGGCGTGGTTCCATTCTGGTTGTTTTGCACCTTTGGCAGCGGCTAAAGTGGCGGCGGTGGCGATTAAAGTAGTGAACAAAATTGTTTTCATGATAAATTCCTTAATGTTGTGAATGCGTTATGGTGTAAAGGTTGCTGTGTTCAACCGATGTGTACATTTTATTCTTGTTCTATCAGTTGATAAATAGGCATTTTGTTGATGTAGTATTTCCTAGTGGGAAATGTTTGGTGTATAGTGGATTCACTATAAATGATTTTCAGACGGCCTAAGTAACAGTTTAGAAAAAACAAAAAAGAGCAGAATATGGATTCTGCTCTTTTTTGTTTAACGCTTTGGCTTACAAATTGTAAACAAAAACTTTGGAATTGCGGCCGCTGTCGATTAAATCCTGACGGCGTTCGGACGGTAAATCTTGTGCCGATGCCGTCTGAAAACCGCGTTCGATGAACCATTCGCCGGCGTGGGTGGATAGGGCGAATAATTTGCGGATACCGGCTTGACGTGCTTTGCGGAACAAGTGTGCCAGCATCAGTTCGCCGTAGCCGCCGTCTTGTGAATCGGGCGAGACCACCAAGCAGGCCAGCTCGCCCAAATGCGGTTCGGCAAAGGTTTTCAAGGCCACGCAGCCATAGATGTGTTGGTCGTGTTCCAACACGGAAAAGGTGTGGATTTGGTCTTCGAGATATTCGCGGCTGCGGCGCAGTAAAATGCCTTTTTCTTCCAGCGGGCGGATAAGCGCCATGATGTTGGGAATGTCGTTGCTGTGCGCGGCGCGGATGTTGACGAAGGAATCGCGGGCGATGGAGGTACCGGCACCGTGGCGGGTAAACAATTCGCGAATCAGGCTGCCGTCGTCGCGGCCGCTGAGAATTTGCGTGCGCGAGACTCCGTGTTCGACTGTGTTGAGGGCGGATTGGATCAGGCGTTGTTGCGGCGGTTGCTGTGCCATTAATTGACGCGCTTCTTGGGCGGAGAGGTTGGTAATCAACAGACCGTCCGAATTTAAAATGCCTGCTTCTTCAATCAGGTAAATCAGTTTTTCCGCTTTGAGCGCAATGGCGGCGGCTTCGGCGATGTCGCTCATGCTGAGGTTGAAGGTTTTGCCGCTTAAAGAATGGCCGAGCGGGCTGATGAGCACCAATGCGCCGCTGTCGAGGCGGTTGACGATGGATTCGGTGTCGATTTTGCGTACCAAACCGGTATAGCCCATGTCGGTGCCGTCGATGATGCCCATCGGACGGGCGGAAAGGAAGTTGCCGCAAGCGATGCTTAAGGGTTTGTTGCGCTGCGGCGATTGCGGAATGCTGCTGCACAGGGCGGCTTCGATATCGCTGCGTAATACGCCGTTGGCCTGTTTGGCCAGTTGCAGCGTGGCTTCGTCGGTGATGCGGCGCCCATTGCGGTAGGTTGGAATTCGATTTTGCGCGGTAAGGGCGGCGGTGATTTGCATGCGTGAACCGTGTACCAACACCAAACGCACGCCCAAGCTGGCGAGCAGGTTTAAATCGGCAGCCAAGCGTTTGAGCGGTTCACCTTCCAACAGGCTGCTGGCCACACCGATGACCAGTGTTTTGCCGCGCAGGTAGTTGATGTAGGGCGCGGCTTCACGAAAGTCGCCGACAAAACCGACAGAAGTATTCATGTGGGAATTAAGCCAATAAAATCAGATAGAAAAGCTGCATGATTAACACAGTCAGCGCGATAAGTGAAGCCAGTGTCCAGTTGAAACCGTCTTTTTTCTTTTCTACAGCCGTAGCCGCCTTTGTGTCGGGCTTGGGTGCGAGCGTCACGCCGTCGAGCAAATCAGCGATTTCATTGCGCGAAAGCTGCTTGTGCTGACGGACTTGTGCACCGATGTTGTGTACCAGACGCACATCGGTCACGGCATTGGGCAGGGCTTCCGGCTGGAACTGCTCTTTCAGGTTGGCCGGATGGTCTTTGGCTTTGAATAAGCCCTCGCATTTTTGGCAAACCACAAAACCTTGCGCCACATTCAATTGAGCGTCTTTTACCCAAAGATGGGTGCGGCAGTGGGGACAGGTGCAAGCTGGCATGGGTAGACCCGTTTCGTAATGTAGGGATTTGGTTGTTATGTACAGGCCGTCTGAATTTTTTCAGACGGCCTGAATTCTATCAGGCCACGCCGTAACGTTCGCGGTAAGCCTTCACCGGCTCGAAAAAGCCGCCGAATTCGGTATTGTTTTGCAACAACGTGAACAAATCGTTCAAATTCGCAATCGACACCACCGGCAAACCGTATTGCTGCCCGACTTCCTGCACCGCCGACAATTCGCCCGTGCCTTTTTCCATGCGGTCAAGCGCGATGGCCACAGCGGCCGGAGTGGCACCTTCGGCTTCAATCAGTTTCACCGATTCGCGCACCGAAGTGCCGGCAGAAATCACATCATCGATAATCAGCACGCGGCCTTTGAGCGGCGCACCAACCAACACGCCGCCTTCGCCGTGGTCTTTTGCTTCCTTGCGGTTGTAGGCAAACGGCACGTTCACGCCTTTTTCTGCCAACATCATCGCCGTGGCCGCTGCCAAAATAATGCCTTTGTAGGCGGGACCGAACAGCATGTCGAATTCCACTTTGCTGGCAGTAATCGCTTCGGCGTAAAACTTCGCCAGTTGCAGGGTAGAAGCTCCATCGTTAAAGAGGCCGGCATTGAAAAAATACGGCGACCGGCGGCCGGCTTTGGTGGTGAATTCGCCGAATTTCAATACGTTTTGAGACAAGGCAAATTTCAGGAAATCTTGGCGGAAATCAGACATAACACAGGCTTTCAAAAGGCGTTGATTTAAAATGGGGATTGTAGGATTATAAAGGATTGCGCGGCAAAACCCAAAGGCCGTCTGAAAAAAATGTTGTGTTCGGACGGCCTTAAGCTGGAAATGCCGGAAATAGGGTAGGCGATTAGGAGGGCGAAAGCATATCTAGACAAAATATTTTTGCACGCCATTGCACGCAAATACGCGAAAAGCTCCGTTAATCTCATGATTCAACCGAATAGCATTATTTATTTAGAATATCAAACATTCCCTTAATAATTACTATGGGCATATTGATATGCCTTAACGATTTATTTTGAAATAAGCGAAAAG is a window of Neisseria yangbaofengii DNA encoding:
- a CDS encoding MJ0042-type zinc finger domain-containing protein, whose protein sequence is MPACTCPHCRTHLWVKDAQLNVAQGFVVCQKCEGLFKAKDHPANLKEQFQPEALPNAVTDVRLVHNIGAQVRQHKQLSRNEIADLLDGVTLAPKPDTKAATAVEKKKDGFNWTLASLIALTVLIMQLFYLILLA
- the pyrE gene encoding orotate phosphoribosyltransferase produces the protein MSDFRQDFLKFALSQNVLKFGEFTTKAGRRSPYFFNAGLFNDGASTLQLAKFYAEAITASKVEFDMLFGPAYKGIILAAATAMMLAEKGVNVPFAYNRKEAKDHGEGGVLVGAPLKGRVLIIDDVISAGTSVRESVKLIEAEGATPAAVAIALDRMEKGTGELSAVQEVGQQYGLPVVSIANLNDLFTLLQNNTEFGGFFEPVKAYRERYGVA
- the argA gene encoding amino-acid N-acetyltransferase, which produces MNTSVGFVGDFREAAPYINYLRGKTLVIGVASSLLEGEPLKRLAADLNLLASLGVRLVLVHGSRMQITAALTAQNRIPTYRNGRRITDEATLQLAKQANGVLRSDIEAALCSSIPQSPQRNKPLSIACGNFLSARPMGIIDGTDMGYTGLVRKIDTESIVNRLDSGALVLISPLGHSLSGKTFNLSMSDIAEAAAIALKAEKLIYLIEEAGILNSDGLLITNLSAQEARQLMAQQPPQQRLIQSALNTVEHGVSRTQILSGRDDGSLIRELFTRHGAGTSIARDSFVNIRAAHSNDIPNIMALIRPLEEKGILLRRSREYLEDQIHTFSVLEHDQHIYGCVALKTFAEPHLGELACLVVSPDSQDGGYGELMLAHLFRKARQAGIRKLFALSTHAGEWFIERGFQTASAQDLPSERRQDLIDSGRNSKVFVYNL